In one Pseudomonas sp. R84 genomic region, the following are encoded:
- a CDS encoding outer membrane protein transport protein encodes MKKTMLKSPVGLAVVLASSNVFAGGFALNEQSISGMGSGFAGRSSSAEDASTIYGNPAGMARLKREQVSVGAATLFAKSDISRTRSTFGGNEDGDMVPTTTVPMGYYVKPIDDHWAFGVGFYVPFGLITDYGSGFAGRYYANKSEVTTLTFQPTISYAFNEKVSIGFGPTINRISGEISGMVPNPLSPGRNDGKLKSTGDDTALGFNAGVLVQATDQTRLGLTYHSKVSYHLDAKTKVTDGIFSVLGVSGRSYDASLDVDTPESVDVSVTHQFNNDWTLYVGSTWTRWSRFKELTIENSGLPPLLSGQLGTISEEQNWHDTWAHAIGAAYQLNNQWVLRAGFSVDQSPANNTNRGPRIPTGDRKVLSFGAGWTPVENVTIDLAYSYLWEESVEVNDTSASRGAYSARYKNSASGFGTSVSYRF; translated from the coding sequence ATGAAAAAAACAATGCTCAAGAGCCCCGTGGGCCTGGCCGTCGTGCTTGCGTCTTCCAATGTGTTTGCCGGTGGCTTTGCACTCAACGAACAAAGCATCAGCGGGATGGGCTCCGGTTTTGCCGGGCGATCTTCATCAGCCGAAGACGCCAGTACGATCTACGGCAACCCGGCGGGCATGGCGCGGCTTAAACGAGAGCAGGTCAGCGTGGGCGCGGCGACGCTGTTCGCCAAGTCAGATATCAGCCGCACGCGCAGTACGTTCGGCGGCAATGAAGATGGCGACATGGTGCCGACGACCACAGTGCCGATGGGGTATTACGTCAAACCCATTGATGACCACTGGGCATTCGGCGTCGGATTTTATGTACCGTTCGGGCTGATCACCGACTACGGCAGTGGCTTTGCCGGACGCTATTACGCCAACAAGAGCGAAGTCACCACGCTGACTTTCCAGCCGACCATCAGCTACGCCTTTAACGAAAAAGTCTCGATCGGTTTCGGTCCGACCATTAACCGTATCAGCGGCGAGATATCGGGCATGGTCCCCAATCCGCTCAGCCCGGGGCGTAATGACGGCAAGCTGAAAAGCACGGGCGATGACACCGCGCTGGGCTTCAACGCTGGCGTGCTGGTGCAGGCGACAGACCAGACTCGCTTGGGGCTGACCTATCACTCCAAGGTCAGCTACCACCTGGATGCGAAAACCAAGGTCACCGATGGCATTTTCAGCGTGCTGGGTGTCAGCGGCCGCAGCTATGACGCGTCGCTGGACGTGGACACGCCGGAGTCGGTGGACGTTTCGGTCACGCATCAATTCAATAACGACTGGACGCTTTATGTCGGCAGTACCTGGACGCGCTGGAGCCGCTTCAAGGAACTGACGATCGAGAACAGTGGCTTGCCGCCGTTGCTGAGTGGCCAATTGGGCACGATCAGCGAAGAGCAGAACTGGCATGACACTTGGGCTCACGCGATCGGTGCAGCCTATCAATTGAATAACCAATGGGTGCTGCGCGCCGGTTTCTCGGTTGATCAGTCACCGGCCAACAACACCAATCGGGGGCCGCGCATTCCGACGGGCGACCGCAAGGTGCTCAGCTTCGGTGCCGGCTGGACGCCCGTGGAAAATGTCACGATCGACCTGGCTTATTCCTACCTTTGGGAGGAGAGCGTCGAGGTCAACGACACCTCGGCATCGAGAGGTGCCTACAGTGCCAGATACAAGAACAGTGCGAGCGGATTCGGCACTTCGGTGAGCTACCGTTTTTAG
- a CDS encoding type II 3-dehydroquinate dehydratase, protein MNRTVFILNGPNLNLLGRREPHIYGHTTLEQIRQRSETLAAELDLICDFRQTNHEGVMVDWIQQAFEQGAAVIINPAGLSFHSIPVLDALKLLDTPLIELHLSNIHARDELHRHSIMSGVANAVICGMGADGYPLAIRAVDDLLRRQAGDR, encoded by the coding sequence ATGAACCGCACCGTCTTCATCCTCAACGGCCCAAACCTCAACCTGCTGGGTCGCCGTGAGCCGCACATTTACGGCCACACCACACTCGAGCAGATCCGCCAACGCAGTGAAACACTGGCCGCGGAACTTGACCTGATCTGCGACTTTCGCCAGACCAACCACGAAGGCGTGATGGTCGACTGGATTCAGCAGGCGTTCGAGCAAGGTGCGGCCGTCATCATCAACCCGGCCGGACTGTCGTTCCACTCGATTCCGGTACTGGATGCGCTGAAGCTGCTCGACACACCGCTGATTGAACTGCACCTGTCGAACATCCATGCACGGGACGAACTGCACCGCCATTCGATCATGTCTGGGGTGGCCAATGCGGTAATTTGCGGCATGGGCGCCGACGGATATCCCCTCGCCATCCGCGCCGTCGATGACTTGTTGCGGCGTCAGGCAGGCGACCGCTAA
- a CDS encoding MFS transporter translates to MRINPPLVALAIGAFGIGVTEFAPMGMLPGIAADLGVSIPAAGLLVSAYALGVLLGAPLMTLTTGKIPRRYLLIGLMAIFTLGNLMSALATDYYSLMVARVVTSLNHGAFFGVGSVVAATLVAPEKRAGAVAAMFMGLTLATIGGVPLAAWFGELFGWRTAFWGITGLGVVTMAALWFALPNVRAPQSVGVMAEIRVLGRGPVLAALALTVVGSSAMFTVFTYIAPILSSETHASTAFITAMLMLYGVGLTLGNMWGGKAADRSIDRTLIVSLSVLIVVLLAFTVLMRWPLPAAVAILIWGIASFALVPPLQMRVMEAAKDAPNLASAVNIGAFNFGNAIGAALGGAVISSGLGYPAISLAGAAMAGLGLLMVLGFAWRSRTIEAAVV, encoded by the coding sequence ATGCGTATCAATCCACCACTTGTCGCACTCGCCATCGGTGCCTTCGGCATCGGCGTCACAGAATTCGCCCCCATGGGCATGTTGCCGGGTATCGCTGCGGATCTGGGCGTTTCCATTCCCGCTGCCGGTTTGCTGGTCAGTGCTTATGCGCTGGGCGTATTGCTCGGCGCACCACTGATGACCCTGACCACCGGCAAGATTCCCCGGCGTTATTTGCTGATCGGGCTTATGGCGATTTTCACTCTGGGTAATCTGATGTCTGCCCTGGCCACCGATTACTACAGCCTCATGGTCGCCAGGGTGGTGACGTCACTGAACCACGGAGCCTTCTTTGGCGTTGGCTCAGTTGTCGCCGCCACCCTGGTCGCCCCGGAAAAACGTGCCGGGGCGGTTGCGGCGATGTTCATGGGCCTGACCCTGGCGACCATCGGCGGTGTGCCGCTGGCCGCCTGGTTTGGCGAACTGTTCGGTTGGCGCACGGCTTTCTGGGGGATTACCGGCCTCGGCGTGGTGACCATGGCCGCGTTGTGGTTCGCTCTGCCCAACGTGCGGGCGCCGCAAAGCGTCGGTGTCATGGCGGAAATCCGCGTATTGGGGCGCGGCCCGGTGCTGGCCGCGCTGGCCCTGACCGTCGTCGGTTCAAGTGCCATGTTCACCGTTTTCACCTACATCGCGCCGATTCTCAGCAGCGAGACCCATGCGTCCACCGCCTTCATCACCGCCATGCTGATGCTTTACGGTGTCGGTTTGACGCTGGGCAACATGTGGGGCGGCAAGGCCGCTGACCGCTCGATAGATCGCACTCTGATCGTCTCGCTGAGCGTGCTGATTGTGGTCTTGTTGGCGTTTACCGTACTGATGCGCTGGCCGCTGCCGGCCGCCGTGGCCATCCTGATCTGGGGTATCGCCAGCTTCGCCCTCGTGCCGCCGCTACAGATGCGCGTCATGGAAGCGGCCAAGGACGCGCCCAATCTGGCCTCGGCGGTGAACATCGGCGCCTTCAACTTCGGCAATGCGATTGGCGCAGCGCTGGGCGGCGCGGTGATCAGCAGCGGGCTGGGTTATCCGGCGATCTCCCTCGCCGGCGCCGCAATGGCGGGCCTGGGGTTGCTGATGGTGTTGGGGTTTGCGTGGCGTTCCAGAACGATTGAAGCCGCCGTGGTGTGA
- a CDS encoding TetR/AcrR family transcriptional regulator yields the protein MNQPSVSTSSPSTRGPAEHDIRDQIVAAANEHFSQYGYGKTTVSDLAKAIGFSKAYIYKFFDSKQAIGEAICANCLGQIAAAVEQAINAEALSATERLRRLVKTVIATGVDLFFNDRKLYDIAAFSASERWNSAQVYEAQIKGFILDIVRQGREAGEFERKTPLDETVEAINLALRPFVNPLLLQHNLDLIEQAPTLTTNLILRSLMP from the coding sequence ATGAATCAGCCATCTGTATCTACCTCCTCGCCGAGCACTCGCGGCCCCGCCGAACACGACATTCGTGACCAGATTGTCGCCGCGGCCAACGAGCATTTCAGCCAATACGGCTACGGTAAAACCACGGTTTCCGACTTGGCCAAGGCCATCGGTTTTTCCAAGGCCTATATCTACAAATTCTTTGATTCCAAGCAGGCAATTGGCGAGGCCATTTGCGCCAACTGCCTGGGGCAAATCGCTGCAGCAGTCGAACAAGCGATTAACGCAGAAGCGCTTTCAGCGACCGAGCGTTTGCGCAGGTTGGTCAAAACTGTGATCGCCACGGGTGTGGACCTGTTCTTCAACGATCGCAAGCTCTACGACATCGCGGCGTTTTCCGCATCGGAGCGCTGGAACAGCGCCCAGGTGTATGAGGCGCAGATCAAGGGCTTTATCCTCGATATCGTGCGTCAAGGTCGAGAAGCGGGGGAGTTCGAGCGCAAGACGCCGTTGGACGAGACCGTCGAAGCGATCAATCTGGCGTTGCGACCTTTCGTCAACCCGCTGCTGCTGCAACACAATCTGGATCTGATCGAGCAAGCGCCCACGCTGACTACAAACCTCATCCTGCGCAGCCTCATGCCTTGA
- a CDS encoding LysR family transcriptional regulator, whose translation MELRHLKAFVVAADLQHFSRAAEQLGVAQPALSQLMRTLESELGLALFRRENRGVALTAAGEAFLPHARQSIESSELAIAAARRARRGEVGEINIGYHSALFEANLPQLLRHYFSTFPEVKVSLVDAGIRAQFDMLLDHKLDLAFARVFKDHLPDRLRTHHFSQSRLVLLMPDNHDMADSFTGELATLRHEKFVFLQDSAGIGLTSHTLQACRQNQLHPENIMHVPSLMSIPGLVAAGIGLSIVPETMTRLTMPGIRIVPLAQAEMVSELSLISRIDERSSAVLHFIEEAQGWG comes from the coding sequence ATGGAACTGCGTCACCTGAAAGCCTTTGTCGTTGCCGCTGACCTGCAGCACTTCAGTCGCGCGGCTGAACAGTTGGGTGTTGCACAGCCGGCACTGAGCCAGTTAATGCGAACCCTCGAGTCCGAACTGGGCTTGGCATTGTTCCGGCGGGAAAACCGTGGCGTCGCGTTGACCGCTGCCGGCGAGGCATTTCTGCCCCATGCGCGGCAGTCCATCGAATCCAGTGAACTGGCGATTGCTGCTGCACGGCGAGCGCGCCGTGGTGAGGTGGGCGAGATCAACATCGGCTATCACTCGGCGCTGTTCGAGGCCAATTTGCCGCAGTTGCTGCGGCATTACTTCAGCACCTTCCCGGAAGTCAAAGTGTCGCTGGTGGACGCCGGTATTCGCGCGCAGTTCGACATGTTGCTCGACCACAAGCTTGACCTGGCCTTCGCCCGGGTTTTCAAGGACCACCTGCCGGATCGCCTGCGCACCCATCATTTCAGTCAATCGAGGCTGGTGCTGCTGATGCCGGACAACCATGACATGGCGGACAGTTTTACCGGCGAACTGGCGACGCTGCGCCATGAGAAATTCGTGTTCCTGCAGGACAGCGCCGGCATCGGCCTGACCTCACACACCCTCCAGGCGTGCCGGCAGAACCAGTTGCACCCCGAGAACATCATGCACGTGCCGTCGCTGATGAGCATTCCGGGGCTGGTGGCGGCCGGCATCGGCCTGAGCATCGTCCCGGAAACGATGACGCGGTTGACCATGCCGGGCATACGCATCGTACCGCTGGCGCAAGCGGAAATGGTCAGCGAGCTTTCGCTGATTTCGCGCATTGATGAAAGGTCCAGCGCGGTGCTGCACTTCATTGAAGAGGCGCAGGGGTGGGGGTGA
- a CDS encoding LysR substrate-binding domain-containing protein, with product MTYSSDDILPPFEALQAALAAARTGSFTAAAEELEVTHATISRRVELAEKWFQCALFDRHARGVTVTATGQIALVKVAHAFDQLKQARQLRPGGQTLPVVKLATTASFARFWLIPRLIELEGSPQDLRIELVTSALNASLSSGEVDLAIRYGRGQWNDGDEEPLFDESLCPVASPDVISMNEQPLSLIQNTALLHTGDTTLWRAWMSHHGKRLTSRPADRVLGDYAQAIEAARSGLGIALWNPAIHSLEAFNGQLVALDALNCPSPLRFFLLSKPGPAHTPPMRVRSRLRRLLNLSQETKTTAN from the coding sequence ATGACGTACAGCTCAGACGATATTCTCCCGCCCTTTGAAGCGCTGCAAGCTGCCCTTGCTGCCGCCAGAACCGGCTCCTTCACTGCAGCAGCGGAGGAACTGGAGGTTACCCATGCGACCATCAGCCGACGTGTTGAATTGGCTGAAAAATGGTTTCAATGCGCCTTGTTCGACCGGCATGCGCGCGGTGTCACCGTTACGGCCACGGGACAAATCGCGCTGGTCAAGGTTGCTCATGCCTTCGATCAGCTTAAGCAAGCGCGACAGCTGCGGCCCGGCGGCCAGACGTTGCCCGTCGTCAAATTGGCCACGACGGCATCCTTTGCGCGTTTCTGGTTGATCCCGCGTTTGATCGAACTGGAAGGCTCGCCTCAGGATCTGCGTATCGAACTGGTCACCTCTGCGCTGAATGCCAGCCTTTCCTCAGGCGAGGTCGATCTGGCCATCAGGTACGGGCGCGGACAATGGAATGATGGTGACGAAGAGCCGTTATTCGACGAATCGCTTTGCCCTGTGGCATCACCTGACGTCATCTCCATGAATGAACAGCCGTTGTCCTTGATACAGAACACTGCACTGCTGCACACCGGCGATACGACATTGTGGCGAGCGTGGATGAGCCATCACGGCAAACGCCTGACCTCCAGGCCCGCCGACAGGGTGCTGGGTGATTACGCCCAGGCAATCGAAGCCGCCCGCTCAGGGTTGGGCATCGCACTCTGGAATCCGGCGATTCACTCTCTTGAGGCATTCAATGGACAATTGGTTGCGTTGGATGCATTGAACTGCCCAAGTCCGCTGAGGTTCTTCCTCCTTTCGAAGCCCGGGCCGGCGCATACACCACCAATGAGGGTTCGGTCGAGGCTTCGCCGGTTGTTGAATTTAAGCCAAGAGACGAAAACGACCGCCAACTAA
- a CDS encoding efflux RND transporter periplasmic adaptor subunit: MRRLRLFPIAACLLPLALTACGESSSVADPRTQAPLVRSAAVQASPDIARSFTGVVAARVQGDLGFRVSGKVLERLVDTGQAVKQGQPLMRLDPSDLGLQARAQQAEVIAARARAKQTADDEARYRKLVGVGAISASAYDQYRAAAETAKAQLNAAQAQADVARNASGYALLVADADGVVVETLAEPGQVVSPGQPVVRLARAGQREAIVHLPETLRPAAGATAQASLYGVNSAAVTAKLRLLSDSADRTTRTFEARYVLEGPLANAPIGATVTLRIAEGAPQTQALQVPIAAIYDPGKGPGVWVIAGTPATVSWRAVQVLGLSDDSARIAGDLTAGEQVVALGAHLLRDGEAVRLPQQSEASVAGSRP; encoded by the coding sequence ATGCGCCGGCTCCGACTTTTCCCCATTGCCGCATGCTTGTTGCCTCTTGCACTGACCGCCTGTGGCGAATCTTCCAGTGTTGCAGATCCCCGTACACAGGCGCCGCTGGTCAGATCCGCTGCGGTACAAGCGTCACCTGACATCGCTCGTTCTTTCACCGGTGTCGTGGCGGCGCGCGTTCAGGGCGACCTGGGGTTTCGCGTATCGGGCAAGGTGCTCGAACGCCTGGTTGATACAGGACAGGCCGTGAAGCAAGGGCAGCCGCTGATGCGTCTCGACCCGAGTGACCTCGGACTGCAAGCGCGGGCGCAGCAGGCGGAGGTCATAGCTGCTCGTGCTCGCGCCAAACAGACAGCCGACGACGAGGCTCGCTATCGCAAACTGGTCGGCGTTGGCGCCATTTCGGCATCAGCCTACGACCAGTACAGAGCCGCTGCGGAGACTGCGAAGGCGCAGCTCAATGCCGCGCAAGCGCAAGCCGACGTGGCCCGCAATGCGTCGGGTTATGCGCTGCTGGTCGCTGATGCGGACGGCGTAGTGGTGGAAACACTCGCCGAACCTGGACAAGTCGTCAGCCCGGGACAACCGGTGGTTCGACTGGCGCGCGCAGGTCAGCGCGAAGCCATCGTGCATCTGCCCGAAACCCTGCGCCCGGCTGCCGGCGCCACCGCGCAAGCCAGCCTCTACGGGGTGAATTCTGCGGCGGTGACGGCAAAACTGCGGCTGCTTTCAGATTCGGCAGACCGCACAACGCGCACGTTCGAGGCGCGCTATGTGCTCGAGGGGCCACTGGCCAACGCGCCGATCGGTGCGACCGTGACCCTCAGAATTGCCGAGGGCGCGCCCCAGACACAGGCATTACAAGTCCCCATCGCAGCGATTTACGACCCGGGCAAAGGCCCCGGTGTGTGGGTCATCGCCGGGACGCCGGCAACCGTGAGCTGGCGAGCGGTTCAGGTGTTGGGGTTGAGCGATGATTCGGCCCGCATCGCCGGAGACCTCACTGCTGGTGAGCAGGTTGTAGCGTTGGGCGCCCATCTGCTGCGCGATGGCGAAGCGGTGCGATTACCGCAACAGAGCGAAGCCAGCGTTGCCGGGAGTCGTCCATGA
- a CDS encoding MFS transporter, with the protein MSTISHETHDSRMPRKAVTAATIGTALEWFDFTLYGAMSATILPKLFFPAMEPTAGLLASLATFGAGLAARPLGAITCGYLGDKLGRRNLMLATVTMMGLASMLMGLLPTYAQVGIWAPILLVLLRIIQGFALGGESTGAQLMALEHASPDRRGRYSGMLGLCSPLSQILANGVLMGLAATLSGEQFETFGWRIPFLMSFVLVVVAIFIRLKIDETPAFVALKKTPVKQEKSPLKSAVGSHYKTILRLMLFFCSPAALFYLIVIFSLSYLTKHLGFSQSTGFMSLMVANVCAIFGALAGGYLSDRWGRKKALALGSCMTLLILFVYFPILNTLNVAAIMAIMGLFLGFTQFQSGIQPVAFAEAFPTQVRYSGSALAYTGANLVIGGPIPMIAVWLMSQSNNSPWPLVTLCAVINLISLAMIVIGPETRGIDLNAVASDDTLDTRATALLSK; encoded by the coding sequence ATGAGCACAATCAGTCACGAGACTCATGATTCGCGCATGCCTCGCAAAGCGGTGACCGCTGCGACGATCGGCACGGCCCTCGAATGGTTCGACTTCACGCTGTATGGCGCGATGTCTGCGACCATTTTGCCCAAGTTGTTTTTCCCCGCCATGGAACCAACCGCCGGCCTGCTCGCGTCTCTGGCAACGTTCGGTGCCGGCCTGGCCGCTCGGCCATTGGGCGCCATTACCTGTGGCTACCTGGGAGACAAACTTGGCCGCCGTAACCTGATGCTGGCCACCGTGACCATGATGGGGCTGGCTTCGATGCTCATGGGTTTGTTGCCCACCTACGCTCAGGTGGGCATCTGGGCGCCGATCCTGCTGGTGCTGCTGCGGATCATTCAGGGCTTTGCGCTGGGTGGCGAGTCCACCGGTGCGCAACTGATGGCGCTGGAACACGCCTCCCCCGATCGCCGCGGACGTTATTCCGGCATGCTCGGCTTGTGCTCACCGCTCAGCCAGATATTGGCCAACGGCGTGTTGATGGGTCTGGCGGCGACACTTTCAGGCGAGCAATTCGAAACCTTTGGCTGGCGAATTCCTTTCCTGATGAGCTTCGTGCTGGTCGTGGTGGCGATTTTCATTCGCCTGAAAATCGATGAGACCCCGGCTTTCGTGGCCTTGAAAAAGACTCCGGTCAAACAGGAAAAAAGCCCGCTCAAATCCGCGGTCGGCAGCCACTACAAAACCATCCTGCGCCTGATGCTGTTTTTCTGCTCGCCCGCTGCGCTGTTCTATCTGATCGTGATTTTTTCCCTCAGCTACCTGACCAAGCACCTGGGTTTCAGCCAATCGACGGGGTTCATGTCACTGATGGTGGCTAACGTCTGCGCGATTTTCGGTGCGCTGGCCGGCGGTTATCTGTCCGATCGCTGGGGCCGAAAAAAGGCATTGGCGCTGGGTTCATGCATGACCCTGCTGATCCTGTTCGTGTACTTCCCGATCCTCAACACGCTGAACGTTGCGGCGATCATGGCAATCATGGGGCTGTTTCTGGGCTTCACCCAATTCCAGAGCGGAATCCAGCCTGTGGCTTTCGCCGAGGCGTTCCCGACCCAGGTTCGCTATTCGGGTTCGGCACTGGCTTACACCGGCGCCAACCTGGTGATTGGTGGGCCGATACCGATGATCGCTGTATGGCTGATGAGCCAGTCGAACAACTCGCCGTGGCCGCTGGTGACCTTGTGCGCGGTCATCAACCTGATCTCCCTGGCGATGATTGTCATCGGCCCGGAAACCCGCGGCATTGACCTCAACGCCGTCGCCAGTGACGACACTCTCGACACCCGCGCCACCGCCCTTCTTTCCAAATAA